DNA from Lentibacillus amyloliquefaciens:
GCACGAAAATGATACCAGACTTCTGGCTGTCAGCGGCGGATTTCTTGAGGTGCGTCCGGATAAAGCGACAATACTGGCCCAGACAGCAGAAGATCCTGCTTCAATCGATATCAAACGGGCTGAAGAAGCAAAACAGCGTGCCGAACAGCGTCTCCAGGCCAACCAGGATGACATAGACTTCCGACGGGCGGAACTAGCACTCAAAAGAGCAATGAATCGGCTGGATATAGCACGTTAGTAAAACTGCATTCAGCGGGAGGAAAGGTTTCTTCCACTGAATAATGGGAACAAGGACTAAGGACGCCACCTCATGAGGCAATGCTTCCTGAGACTTGCATCGTGCAATCCCGATCCGAACCTGAGTATTTAAGGTCAGCTGACCGCCAGTTTTCGGCGGTTTACTGGCTATTACATACGTGTTAAAAAATCTCTTGTAACAGAATGATGTTATAAGAGATTTTTTGTTTTAACTGTTTTCTAAAAGATTGATGTTGTTGACACAAAATCCATAAACTACGAAGTAACTTTAGGTGTAAGTTGTGCGTCGTCTACCGCTCCGGAAATACACTTCGCGCACCTTAGGGCTCGCGCTGAGCCTCCTCGCTCGCAAAGAACGATCGCTGTGGGGTCTCAACGTCTTCACTTTCCCGCTGGAGTCTTCGTGTATTTCCGGAGCGGTCTCATTGAATCAAACATTTATTATAATACTTCGCAGTTTACATGAACTACGAGCAACAAAATTTACGAAAAGATCCTTTGGTTTATGGCAACAGAGTGCTGATTTGCCATGAGATCCATAAAGTGCGACGTTTTAGCTTTCAGCGTAATGAGCGTCACAAGCCACAGCAACTTCTGCAGAATAAAATGAACCGGGCTGTTCATAAAAACCACATAGTTTCCTGTCGATATTTCCCGGGAAATAATAATACGTGTCGATATAACTGACAGCGCTATCAAAGGCTGTTCAATTTGACAAATGCCCTGTAGCATGGCAAAGTATCAGTTGAATTAAGAGAATTTTATCTTAAACAAAGGTGTGGAAGTATGTTTTCATCAATCGGTTTAACTGCCATCATTAGTATGGTATCGCACTTGATATTTATTTATATTACGTGGCGAGTCATCACGACTGTCAATATCGATCCGCTTATTAGAAAAGGACGTGAGACAGAAGCAAGAATTCTAATTATTTTCATCACAATATTAATCGGTACCGGTGTCAGTCGCTTTTTCCTTGACTTCATTCAATGGTCACAGGATCTGATGTACCTTTTCTAGGGGTCCTAAAACCGCTTTGGAACCAACAGATGAGACTTGTTATGAGTTAGCGGGTAATGAATGATAGCAGTCTTTTTTAATAACATCGTATAGGACAATCCCCGTTTGTTTATACTATGAATATAGTAAACAAGGGGGATTTTTTATGAGAATAATAGCATTCATATCAAGCATTTTTTTATTGATGAGCATGAACACCGCTGCTTTCGCACAACAATCAGAGGAACTGACTGACCTCGCCTCAGTTGTAACCGACAGCAGTCTGAACGTGGATAGTTGGCAAGTGACAATAAAAGAAAGTATACACGAAGATGAAATTGACCATATTCTAGAAAATTTGCAAAGAAAAAATAGTTACAAGGTCTCTAGTGCTGAGGATGAAAAAACAGTAAAATATAATTTTGAGCGCGTACAAAAAGACACTGGAGTATCCGAATCCTTTAATGTCGTCATTCCAAAGAATCCCGTACATAAAGCAGAGCTCATTGCAGTGCTTCAAGGGAAAAATTGGGATGATTCGACATCTGATGTCTATTTGAATCGAATAAATGCCATACAATCGAATTATTTCACAAAAAAGTCGACAAAATTTGCTTGTTTAATGACAGAGGTTAGTGGTAAAATGAAAGATGGTTATATTTTTGATAAACTGAAGCAAAAATTAAATTTGTCGGTAACAAAAACGCAAACAGACAATAATGAAGATTCGAGTGTTAAAAAAATTGTGTACGGGTATACACCATTATGGGAGCAAGAAATTTCGACGGAAGAACCAATGAATTTACAAATGGTGGTTCATGACTCAGCACAAGACAGCACGCGTTTGACGATAGGCACACCTATCCTGATTAATGAATACTAATATAGTGAAATTGGATAATAAGGGGAATAGAATATGGATAAAATCATCGTGAGAGGCGGGAACCGGTTGGAGGGCTCCGTCAGAGTAGAAGGAGCTAAAAATGCGGTATTGCCGGTCATCACTGCGAGTATGCTGGCAAGCGAAGGGATAAGCACAATTACCGATGTTCCCGTGCTGGCTGATGTGTATACAATCAATGAAGTATTGCGAAATATGAATGCAGATGTAAATTTTGCTGATAATACAGTTACTGTTGATGCACAACAAGAATTAACGACAGAGGCTCCATTTGAACATGTCCAAAAAATGCGTGCGTCAGTGTTGGTTCTCGGCCCCCTATTGGCTCGGTACGGACACGCTAAAGTGGCTATGCCCGGCGGGTGCGCCATCGGGTCCAGACCAATTGATTTGCACTTAAAAGGCTTTGAAGCTATGGGGGCACACGTACATGTAGGCAATGGGTATGTCGAAGTGAATGCTCCCGGGCGGTTGCACGGTGCAAAAGTTTACCTGGATATGCCAAGTGTCGGTGCCACTGAAAATATTATGATGGCTGCCTCACTTGCTGATGGCAAAACGATTATCGAGAATGCTGCGAAAGAACCTGAAATTGTTGATTTGGCAAACTTCCTGAATAAGATGGGCGCCAAAGTGGTCGGTGCCGGAACGGAAACGATTCGGATTGAAGGCGCTGAAAAAATGTACGGCGTGCACCACGGTATTATCCCGGATCGCGTTGAAGCCGGTACCTTTATCGTTGCCGGTGCCATAACAGGCGGTAATGTGCTCGTTGAAAATGCAGAAAGTGAGCATTTGCGATCCGTTATTTCCAAGCTTGAAGAAATGGGTGTTACCATTCTTGAAGAAGAAAATGGGATTCGTGTCATCGGTCCGGATAAATTGCTCGCAACAGATATTAAGACATTGCCACACCCCGGATTTCCGACTGATATGCAATCACAAATGATGGCGCTCATGCTGAATGCTTATGGCACAAGCGTTATTACCGAAACTGTATTTGAAAATCGCTTTATGCATGCCGAAGAATTCCGGCGCATGAACGCGCAAATGAAAATTGAAGGCCGCAGCGTTATTATAGAAGGACCGGCTGACCTTCAGGGAGCTGAAGTGACTGCAACTGATTTGCGGGCAGCTGCTGCGCTGGTTTTGGCAGGTCTGACAGCTGACGGATATACGCGTGTGACTGAATTAAAACACCTTGATCGCGGCTATGTCAACTTTGCAGAAAAGCTGGCGGGACTGGGCGCGGATATTGAGCGGGTGGATGAAAACGGAAATACAGTTAACCCATTTATGCAAACTGAAATGCCTGCTGAAGAAATCGTAATTGAAGCCGAAAGCTAAATGATTCAAATGAACTGATAATGGATATCCGCAAAAACAGATGGTGTGCGCCATCTGTTTTTTTCTAATGTCGTTAAACTCCACTTTACTTAAAAATAGTGTATCGGCCCTAAATTATTAAGTAAACACTGCAACCGGGCCTTTTTACCCGGGCCTTTATTCACTATCAAACAAATTTCATATTGTATTATAATGAGAATATGTTAAAATTTAAGAAAATTTAAAAATGATTGTGAGAATAGTGACGCTTTAACGAGTGTTTTTTAAATCTATTAACTGAAATCGCTTACAACGTATGCGGATGACATAGGGGTGTAGCCGAATGCTGCGTTATATTTTAAAACGGTTCGCTATTATGGCTGTGACACTTTGGATTATTGTGACACTGACATTTGTTCTGATGGTGACGCTGCCGGGGTCGCCGCTTAATGAGGAACGGACGACCAATGAGGCGGTTCAGGCCAACCTGGAAGCGCATTATAATTTGGATGAACCTTATTACATACAATATTTACTTTACATAAAATCAATTGTCACATTGGATTTTGGCCCATCGATTAAACAGCCGACAGAAACGGTGAACGATTTGCTCGGACGAGGGTTTCCGATTTCCTTTGAACTCGGCATTGTCACAATCGTGGTTGCAGTTATTTCCGGGGTTATACTCGGTATTTTTGCAGCCCTCAAGCATAACGGAATCATTGATTATTTGGCGATGACGATTGCTGTTTTGGGAATATCGATCCCCAACTTTGTTCTTGCAACGATGCTGATTCAAGTTCTGGCAGTCAATTGGGGGATTCTTCCCACTGCAACATGGTCGAGCCCGATGCATATGATCATGCCGACCATTGCGCTGGCGACGGGACCAATGGCAATCATTGCCCGTCTCACACGTTCGACGATGCTCGAAGTTTTGACACAGGATTATATCAAAATGGCACGCGCTAAAGGGCTGAAGCCATGGAAAGTCATCATTAAGCATGCACTGAGAAATGCGCTTATGCCGGTGGTGACGATCATGGGTACACTCCTGGCAGGCATTTTAACGGGTACTTTCGTTATTGAACAGATATTTGGGATCCCGGGCATGGGCAAATATTTTGTCGAAAGTATCAATCAGCGGGATTATCCGGTAATTATGGGGACGACCGTTTTTTACAGTGCTTTTCTGATACTGATGCTGTTTTTAGTCGATGTTGCCTATGGCCTGCTTGATCCGAGAATTAAACTGCATAACAAGGAAGGAGAATAATATGTCTTCAGCTGACGAAACAAAACACGTTCATTCTCCTGCCGATATACCGGATGATTGGTTTAAATGGAGAGATAAGGATTTAAAAGCAGCTGAAACCGTCTCCCGTCCATCACTTTCATACTGGAAAGATGCATGGAATCGTCTCAAGAAAAATAAACTGGCTATGGCAGGGCTCGCCTTTTTGATTATATTGGGAATTCTTGCGTTCATTGGCCCGTTGATTTCACCATACACGGTGATAGATCAAAACCGCCCGAACCAGTTCCTGCCGCCCTCAATAGATCATTGGTTCGGCACCGACTCACTTGGACGTGATGTCTTCACCCGAACATGGTATGGTGCGAGAATTTCACTATTTATCGGGTTAATGGCAGCTTTGATTGACTTTTTTATCGGTGTCATTTACGGCGGTATTTCCGGGTATAAAGGCGGCCTTACAGATAGCATCATGATGCGGATTATCGAGGTACTGTACGGTCTGCCTTACCTGTTGGTTGTCATTTTGTTATTGGTGGTCATGGGACCGAGTCTGATGACAATTATCATCGCGCTGAGTGTCACCGGATGGGTCGGGATGGCCAGGATTGTCAGGGGGCAGGTTCTGCAAATTAAAAATTTTGAATTTGTGATGGCATCGAAATCATTTGGAACCAGGACGCCGAGAATTATCCGGAAAAATTTAATCCCGAACACGATGGGACCGATTATCGTTCAAATGACACTGACAGTTCCGAATGCGATTTTTGCCGAGGCGTTCCTGAGTTTCCTGGGACTGGGCATCCAGTCACCATTTGCGAGCTGGGGAGTGATGGCAAATGATGCTCTGGGCGCCATTCTTTCAGGAAACTGGTGGACACTGTTTTTCCCGGCTTTCTTTATTTCATTTACGATGTTTGCATTTAACGTACTGGGTGACGGGCTTCAGGATGCACTTGATCCGAAGCTGAGAGAGTAGGTGAACAGATGGAAAAAATATTGGATGTAAACGACCTGCACGTAACCTTTACAACATATGGCGGAACAGTCAAAGCAGTACGGGGTGTCAGTTTCGATTTACATAAAGGTGAAACACTGGCAATTGTCGGAGAGTCCGGCTGCGGGAAAAGTGTCACCTCAAATGCGATTATGCAGCTGATTCCCGATCCGCCCGGAAAAATTTCAAACGGGACGATCACATTTAAAGGAAAAGAACTGACAACAATTCCTGAAAAAGAAATGCGATCAATCCGCGGTGTTGATATATCGATGATCTTCCAGGATCCAATGACTGCACTGAATCCGACATTAACAATCGGCACACAGCTGACGGAAGGTTTGATGGAGCACCGGAAGATGTCAAGTGCCGAGGCCAAGGAGAAAGCCCTTGAAATGATGGAGCTCGTCGGTATCCCGAACCCTCAGGAGCGTCTCAAGCAGTATCCGCATCAGTTCAGCGGCGGTATGCGGCAGCGTATTGTGATTGCCATTGCTTTGATCTGTGAACCGGAGCTGCTGATTGCCGACGAGCCGACGACAGCACTTGATGTCACTATACAGGCACAGATATTGGAACTGTTTGAACAAGTTCAGGAAAAGACCGGTGTATCGATTATTTTAATCACACATGATCTCGGGGTTGTCGCAAAAATAGCTGACCGCATCGTTGTTATGTACGCCGGCAAAATTATCGAAGAAGGCACACGGAAGGAAGTATTTTACGAGGGGCAGCATCCGTATACAAGGGGGTTGTTAAAATCAGTTCCGAGA
Protein-coding regions in this window:
- the murA gene encoding UDP-N-acetylglucosamine 1-carboxyvinyltransferase, translated to MDKIIVRGGNRLEGSVRVEGAKNAVLPVITASMLASEGISTITDVPVLADVYTINEVLRNMNADVNFADNTVTVDAQQELTTEAPFEHVQKMRASVLVLGPLLARYGHAKVAMPGGCAIGSRPIDLHLKGFEAMGAHVHVGNGYVEVNAPGRLHGAKVYLDMPSVGATENIMMAASLADGKTIIENAAKEPEIVDLANFLNKMGAKVVGAGTETIRIEGAEKMYGVHHGIIPDRVEAGTFIVAGAITGGNVLVENAESEHLRSVISKLEEMGVTILEEENGIRVIGPDKLLATDIKTLPHPGFPTDMQSQMMALMLNAYGTSVITETVFENRFMHAEEFRRMNAQMKIEGRSVIIEGPADLQGAEVTATDLRAAAALVLAGLTADGYTRVTELKHLDRGYVNFAEKLAGLGADIERVDENGNTVNPFMQTEMPAEEIVIEAES
- a CDS encoding DUF1146 family protein translates to MFSSIGLTAIISMVSHLIFIYITWRVITTVNIDPLIRKGRETEARILIIFITILIGTGVSRFFLDFIQWSQDLMYLF
- a CDS encoding ABC transporter ATP-binding protein; protein product: MEKILDVNDLHVTFTTYGGTVKAVRGVSFDLHKGETLAIVGESGCGKSVTSNAIMQLIPDPPGKISNGTITFKGKELTTIPEKEMRSIRGVDISMIFQDPMTALNPTLTIGTQLTEGLMEHRKMSSAEAKEKALEMMELVGIPNPQERLKQYPHQFSGGMRQRIVIAIALICEPELLIADEPTTALDVTIQAQILELFEQVQEKTGVSIILITHDLGVVAKIADRIVVMYAGKIIEEGTRKEVFYEGQHPYTRGLLKSVPRLDIKGEKLIPIDGTPPDLFSPPQGCPFTARCPMAMEVCDKVYPLQTELSETHKVDCWLQDERAKQLLAQAADKN
- a CDS encoding YwmB family TATA-box binding protein — encoded protein: MRIIAFISSIFLLMSMNTAAFAQQSEELTDLASVVTDSSLNVDSWQVTIKESIHEDEIDHILENLQRKNSYKVSSAEDEKTVKYNFERVQKDTGVSESFNVVIPKNPVHKAELIAVLQGKNWDDSTSDVYLNRINAIQSNYFTKKSTKFACLMTEVSGKMKDGYIFDKLKQKLNLSVTKTQTDNNEDSSVKKIVYGYTPLWEQEISTEEPMNLQMVVHDSAQDSTRLTIGTPILINEY
- a CDS encoding ABC transporter permease, with product MLRYILKRFAIMAVTLWIIVTLTFVLMVTLPGSPLNEERTTNEAVQANLEAHYNLDEPYYIQYLLYIKSIVTLDFGPSIKQPTETVNDLLGRGFPISFELGIVTIVVAVISGVILGIFAALKHNGIIDYLAMTIAVLGISIPNFVLATMLIQVLAVNWGILPTATWSSPMHMIMPTIALATGPMAIIARLTRSTMLEVLTQDYIKMARAKGLKPWKVIIKHALRNALMPVVTIMGTLLAGILTGTFVIEQIFGIPGMGKYFVESINQRDYPVIMGTTVFYSAFLILMLFLVDVAYGLLDPRIKLHNKEGE
- a CDS encoding F0F1 ATP synthase subunit epsilon translates to MSTLTVSVVTPDGPVLEEGFEMISCKAANGELGVLPGHIPMVAPLTISSVRLKHENDTRLLAVSGGFLEVRPDKATILAQTAEDPASIDIKRAEEAKQRAEQRLQANQDDIDFRRAELALKRAMNRLDIAR
- a CDS encoding ABC transporter permease — protein: MSSADETKHVHSPADIPDDWFKWRDKDLKAAETVSRPSLSYWKDAWNRLKKNKLAMAGLAFLIILGILAFIGPLISPYTVIDQNRPNQFLPPSIDHWFGTDSLGRDVFTRTWYGARISLFIGLMAALIDFFIGVIYGGISGYKGGLTDSIMMRIIEVLYGLPYLLVVILLLVVMGPSLMTIIIALSVTGWVGMARIVRGQVLQIKNFEFVMASKSFGTRTPRIIRKNLIPNTMGPIIVQMTLTVPNAIFAEAFLSFLGLGIQSPFASWGVMANDALGAILSGNWWTLFFPAFFISFTMFAFNVLGDGLQDALDPKLRE